A portion of the Paenibacillus hamazuiensis genome contains these proteins:
- a CDS encoding cadherin-like beta sandwich domain-containing protein, with product MWTTSGPGTTSATAIPDTNGVSLYYDASGINYHGIWEFKTTSSVTETVYFKWRYNGIHDWFMAHATLTAYVNDSNGNRIDTKTLVDSGVWDFFSFKGYLSLNVSAGDTYGFIVEGRNFDATDWFHGTLEIEPPLEVTPVVTGTKNAAGWYTSNVNVNWTSADLTGLPITSSSGCDPASITSDTTGTTLTCMATSANGTGKGSVTIKKDTLKPVTSSSAPVIDGSYYYISLTASDETSGVEHTYYSVDGGPEQTGTSIAVPKHIAHTIEYWSVDNAGNVESRQAVTTAAVVGAYLSSLTVGGTNLPLTVNQPVQSFTLSVPYTTTSINIAASVSVENAKLKVDDADTISGTTVTKSVSVGSNTYIVTVEAEDGTTSTYTIVVTRVSASSEANLTLSSGTYEVEATGANEYTINVPNSVETITLGLTVSEYATIGTVTGATYSGGNLALPTLDIGTNKVVMQVKAQDGTSNMYTIKINREVPPLSSENRLVNLEVIGRSLNPEFSRDITTYTVTVSEAVYSVTFKPTLPSGASYTVTGATYDRNSDNSFTLRPIEQETKFKLNIFAADSTARIYNLTVTKATYGILIPELTNVMLHDGTTSSSIQFSTSDSTNYQKDVYVRLGASGEKITGSFPLDAQIKITGAAGSQIDMGTNPKTFEFTVPSENGSTVTVNVYNVMAGRNYMFNIKRTNAVEVPENTPVDISGPGPKIFNVSGGVSIDLSGASIPAGATFKVNKVTPANKPASMKSVGATLEIFLTGGVSFNQPARLEFPLDAAADSSKVGVFYYNPDKKRWEYQRTNVSNGKAVAFVNHFSTYGVFEAEPTVVTPSITYKTDLNAELGYSNLPDGTVIYYTFDGTEPTENSPQFDVTKKLTVSAGQTFKAYSVSPGKLGGLQEPLPIKARMSITDVVKAIGSKQDRNSDSIFNVEDVKSLLGDIMPFTVSPNVTN from the coding sequence ATGTGGACAACATCAGGACCTGGAACGACTTCGGCCACTGCGATTCCGGATACGAACGGGGTGTCGCTGTACTACGACGCGAGCGGAATCAATTATCACGGAATCTGGGAGTTTAAAACCACATCTTCGGTAACGGAAACGGTTTACTTCAAGTGGCGCTATAACGGAATTCACGATTGGTTTATGGCCCACGCCACACTTACGGCATACGTGAATGATTCGAATGGCAATCGCATCGATACCAAGACGCTTGTCGACAGCGGTGTTTGGGATTTTTTCAGCTTTAAGGGATATCTTTCTCTTAATGTGAGTGCGGGCGATACGTATGGATTTATTGTTGAAGGCAGAAATTTTGACGCAACCGACTGGTTTCACGGAACTTTGGAGATTGAACCCCCTTTGGAAGTTACGCCCGTTGTCACCGGAACTAAAAATGCCGCCGGTTGGTATACGTCCAATGTCAATGTCAACTGGACGTCGGCGGATCTGACCGGACTGCCCATTACCTCATCTTCCGGCTGCGATCCGGCCTCCATTACCTCAGACACCACAGGCACTACGCTAACATGTATGGCGACTTCCGCCAACGGTACGGGAAAAGGAAGCGTGACGATCAAGAAGGATACGCTGAAGCCGGTAACCAGCTCTTCAGCTCCCGTGATAGACGGAAGTTATTATTATATTTCGCTGACCGCTTCCGATGAAACCTCGGGTGTGGAGCATACATACTACTCCGTCGATGGAGGACCTGAGCAAACCGGAACCTCCATTGCCGTTCCGAAACACATTGCTCACACAATCGAATATTGGAGCGTCGATAACGCGGGGAACGTTGAAAGTCGTCAAGCTGTTACGACAGCAGCTGTCGTTGGGGCATACCTGAGCAGCCTGACCGTCGGCGGAACGAATCTGCCGTTGACGGTGAACCAACCGGTGCAAAGTTTCACGCTGAGCGTCCCTTATACGACGACCAGTATCAATATCGCAGCGAGTGTTTCGGTTGAGAATGCGAAGCTGAAGGTGGATGATGCGGATACGATCAGCGGTACGACCGTAACGAAGTCGGTATCGGTGGGAAGCAATACATATATTGTCACGGTTGAAGCGGAGGATGGAACAACCTCCACGTATACGATTGTCGTAACCCGAGTCTCGGCGTCGAGTGAAGCAAACCTGACCCTTAGTTCGGGAACGTATGAGGTCGAGGCAACCGGCGCGAACGAGTACACGATCAACGTGCCGAACAGCGTGGAGACGATCACTCTTGGCTTAACGGTATCGGAGTACGCTACGATCGGAACCGTTACGGGGGCGACTTACAGCGGCGGAAATCTGGCGCTGCCGACGCTCGACATCGGTACGAACAAAGTTGTGATGCAAGTCAAGGCGCAGGACGGCACGTCGAACATGTATACCATCAAAATTAATCGTGAGGTCCCTCCGTTGTCATCCGAAAACAGACTCGTGAATCTGGAGGTTATCGGCCGCTCCTTAAACCCTGAATTTAGCCGTGATATTACCACGTATACCGTTACAGTGTCGGAAGCCGTATACAGCGTTACTTTCAAGCCGACGCTACCTTCGGGGGCTTCGTATACCGTGACCGGCGCTACCTATGACCGCAATTCAGACAACTCCTTTACACTCAGACCGATAGAGCAGGAGACCAAGTTCAAGCTCAATATATTTGCCGCTGACAGCACAGCCAGAATCTATAATTTAACGGTAACCAAGGCAACGTACGGAATTCTGATACCGGAGCTTACAAACGTGATGCTGCACGATGGGACAACCAGCTCATCCATACAGTTCTCGACTTCCGATTCTACGAACTATCAGAAGGATGTATATGTTCGCCTAGGGGCTTCGGGGGAAAAAATTACAGGGTCGTTTCCTCTGGACGCACAAATTAAAATCACGGGGGCGGCCGGCAGCCAAATAGATATGGGAACGAATCCAAAAACATTCGAGTTTACGGTTCCTTCCGAAAACGGGAGTACAGTTACCGTGAACGTGTATAACGTGATGGCCGGCAGAAACTACATGTTCAACATTAAACGGACAAATGCTGTGGAAGTGCCGGAAAATACACCGGTTGATATATCGGGTCCCGGTCCTAAGATTTTTAACGTTTCCGGAGGTGTCAGCATTGATTTATCGGGAGCTTCCATCCCCGCGGGCGCCACGTTTAAGGTGAATAAGGTAACCCCGGCGAATAAACCGGCCTCGATGAAGTCAGTCGGAGCAACACTCGAAATCTTCTTGACCGGCGGCGTTTCTTTCAATCAACCGGCCCGTCTGGAGTTCCCGCTGGATGCTGCGGCGGATTCAAGTAAGGTGGGGGTATTTTACTACAACCCGGACAAGAAGCGATGGGAATACCAGCGAACGAATGTTAGCAACGGTAAAGCGGTCGCCTTCGTAAATCACTTCTCCACTTACGGCGTATTCGAAGCGGAACCGACCGTAGTTACTCCAAGCATCACCTACAAAACGGACTTGAACGCGGAGCTCGGCTACAGCAACCTGCCCGATGGAACCGTGATCTACTACACGTTCGATGGCACCGAGCCGACAGAGAATAGCCCGCAATTTGATGTGACGAAGAAGCTTACGGTATCCGCCGGGCAAACGTTTAAAGCGTATTCGGTCAGCCCGGGGAAATTGGGTGGCTTGCAGGAGCCTTTGCCGATAAAAGCGAGAATGAGCATCACGGATGTGGTGAAAGCAATCGGCAGCAAGCAGGATCGGAACAGCGATAGTATCTTTAATGTGGAAGATGTGAAGTCGCTGCTTGGGGATATTATGCCGTTTACGGTGTCGCCTAATGTGACGAACTAA